The Geomonas ferrireducens genome includes a window with the following:
- the fdhD gene encoding formate dehydrogenase accessory sulfurtransferase FdhD — protein sequence MATIYSFKKGVVEQVDGGVVNEYPLQLVVNGREMATLIASPHDLRFLVAGFLRLQGFVSSVDDFLALAICQDFGAASVTIRGELPERLKPVLTSGCGTGITFNMPKPEKKAGPSRVHAPETIFALMQQLAVKSEGYKNHGGMHSAGVGSETLLLHAEDIGRHNTIDRIAGEALLKGISLAGTILVTSGRVSTELVAKASLLGIDVIASRTSPTDMAVKMAEDAGITLVGYVRADSFKVYTHPEALSMGGDDRIAGVTGVILAGGASSRMGSNKALLPHKGGRFIESIYRELSELFTEVILVTNTPEQYQFLPCRKVPDLYVGMGALAGIHAGLAQANNPSVFTVACDMPHLDPGLIRHIVSRRGDCDLVLPMSEHGFEPLHALYNKSALTAMEACLEEGKRRIVSILPQLKVNEVPASEVARFDPRFDSFSNINTPQEYYELRNNDKARSEGAIPAANETAHKAQA from the coding sequence GTGGCAACCATTTACAGTTTCAAGAAGGGCGTAGTGGAGCAGGTGGATGGCGGGGTGGTGAACGAATACCCCCTGCAGCTGGTGGTGAACGGGCGCGAGATGGCGACCCTTATCGCATCGCCGCACGACCTGCGCTTCCTGGTTGCTGGCTTTTTGCGCCTGCAGGGCTTCGTCTCCAGCGTGGACGACTTTCTCGCCCTCGCCATCTGCCAGGACTTCGGCGCCGCCAGCGTCACCATCCGCGGCGAGCTCCCCGAGCGCCTGAAACCGGTGCTCACCTCCGGCTGCGGCACCGGCATCACCTTCAACATGCCCAAGCCCGAGAAGAAAGCCGGGCCGTCCAGGGTGCATGCGCCCGAGACCATCTTCGCCCTGATGCAGCAGCTGGCTGTGAAGAGCGAAGGTTACAAGAACCACGGCGGGATGCACTCCGCAGGCGTCGGGAGCGAGACGCTCCTTTTGCACGCGGAAGACATCGGCCGCCACAATACCATCGACAGAATCGCCGGGGAGGCCCTCCTGAAGGGGATCTCCCTGGCTGGAACCATACTGGTGACCTCGGGACGCGTCTCCACCGAGCTGGTCGCCAAGGCATCGCTTTTGGGCATCGACGTGATAGCCTCGCGCACCTCGCCCACCGACATGGCGGTGAAGATGGCCGAAGACGCGGGCATCACCCTGGTCGGTTACGTCCGCGCCGACAGCTTCAAGGTCTACACCCACCCGGAAGCGCTCAGCATGGGGGGGGACGATAGAATCGCCGGGGTGACCGGCGTGATCTTAGCCGGCGGCGCCTCGAGCCGCATGGGGAGCAACAAGGCGCTCCTACCGCACAAGGGAGGGCGCTTCATCGAGAGCATCTACCGGGAGCTTTCCGAGCTCTTCACCGAGGTGATCCTGGTGACCAACACCCCGGAGCAGTACCAATTCCTCCCGTGCCGCAAGGTGCCCGACCTCTACGTCGGGATGGGCGCGCTGGCCGGGATCCATGCCGGGCTCGCCCAGGCGAACAACCCGAGCGTCTTCACCGTAGCCTGCGACATGCCGCACCTCGATCCGGGGCTCATCAGGCACATCGTGAGCCGCCGGGGGGACTGCGACCTGGTCCTCCCCATGAGCGAGCACGGCTTCGAGCCGCTCCACGCGCTCTACAACAAGAGCGCCCTGACGGCCATGGAGGCCTGCCTGGAAGAGGGGAAGCGGCGCATCGTATCGATACTGCCCCAGCTCAAGGTGAACGAGGTCCCGGCAAGCGAGGTGGCGCGCTTCGACCCACGCTTCGACTCCTTCAGCAACATCAACACGCCGCAGGAGTACTACGAACTCAGAAACAACGACAAGGCCCGGAGCGAAGGTGCGATCCCGGCCGCCAACGAAACAGCTCATAAAGCCCAGGCTTAA
- the pdhA gene encoding pyruvate dehydrogenase (acetyl-transferring) E1 component subunit alpha: protein MAEKLSDLLPAEELVGFYEQMVLCREFEESCAEQYSKGHITGFLHLYTGQEAVAVGCTAGLKKTDYMLSAYRDHAQAIVRGADPKKVMAELFGKATGLCRGKGGSMHLFQPDINFMGGYAIVGGQFPIATGLAWASQLLDEDRVTACFFGDGSMNQGTFHESLNWSRLWDLPVLFICENNFYGIGTEVHRASAQAALHRRTCGYDIPSEKVDGMDVIAMYQATKRAAEWVRERQRPYFIEAVTYRFRGHSMSDPAKYRSVQETDVWKSRDPIPNLSRRLLEEGLATREQLEEIDRRCLALVEESVRFAEESPWPEDAEVWEDIYV from the coding sequence ATGGCGGAAAAGCTTAGCGATCTGCTCCCGGCTGAGGAGCTAGTTGGATTTTACGAGCAGATGGTGCTCTGCCGCGAGTTCGAGGAGAGTTGTGCCGAGCAGTACTCCAAGGGGCATATCACCGGTTTCCTGCACCTCTACACCGGGCAGGAGGCAGTCGCCGTGGGGTGCACGGCGGGGCTTAAGAAGACGGACTACATGCTCTCCGCGTACCGCGACCACGCCCAGGCCATCGTCCGCGGCGCCGATCCCAAAAAGGTGATGGCGGAGCTCTTCGGCAAGGCGACCGGACTTTGCCGCGGGAAGGGGGGCTCCATGCACCTATTCCAGCCCGACATCAACTTCATGGGGGGGTACGCCATCGTCGGGGGGCAGTTCCCCATCGCCACCGGTCTCGCCTGGGCAAGCCAACTCCTCGACGAGGACCGCGTCACCGCCTGCTTCTTCGGTGACGGCTCGATGAACCAGGGGACCTTCCACGAGTCGCTCAACTGGTCGCGCCTTTGGGATCTCCCCGTCCTCTTCATCTGCGAGAACAACTTCTACGGAATCGGCACCGAGGTGCATCGCGCTTCGGCCCAGGCGGCGCTGCACCGGCGCACCTGCGGTTACGACATCCCGAGCGAGAAGGTCGACGGCATGGACGTGATCGCCATGTACCAGGCGACGAAAAGGGCGGCCGAATGGGTCCGCGAGCGGCAGCGCCCCTACTTCATCGAGGCGGTCACCTACCGCTTCCGCGGCCACTCCATGTCCGACCCGGCGAAGTACCGCAGCGTCCAGGAGACCGACGTATGGAAGAGCCGCGACCCGATCCCGAACCTGTCGCGCCGGCTTTTGGAAGAAGGACTGGCGACCCGGGAACAGCTCGAGGAGATCGACAGGCGCTGCCTCGCCCTGGTCGAGGAGAGCGTGCGTTTCGCCGAGGAGTCGCCCTGGCCCGAGGACGCCGAGGTCTGGGAGGATATCTACGTGTGA
- a CDS encoding cation:proton antiporter, producing the protein MHEFNLITTVTGGFLAALVFGYLAHRIGLSSIVGFLLAGIAVGPRTPGFVADRHMAEQFAEIGVILLMFGVGLQFHFKELLEVRRAAIPGALGQSAVATMLSALVALGLGWSWPAAIVFGFAVSVASTVVLLRVLVDNNELHTQAGHIAVGWLVVEDILTVFLLVILPVLFGSQGSAETGLASAVAFALVKIALLVAVTFLVGGKLIPRILEHVAATHSRELFTLAVLVLALGIAVASASFFGVSMALGAFLAGMVVKQSDFSFRAASEALPMRDAFAVLFFVSVGMLFDPAHLVQHPGLVLATLGIIMLGKPLAALVIVLALRYPPRVALAVAVALAQIGEFSFILASVGRDLKVLGESGASTIVAAAIISISLNPLLYRMIPGFERRAKTTRFWRYLEERARPGRDGVEAADEAHGAGRAVVVGYGPTGKTLARLLAENGIAPFVVEMNLQTVRELQKAGTAALYGDVTLRDTLEAAGVASAVALVLTSAGMQGEEDVIKLARELNPEVRILARATYLRDVPGLYRAGADAVFSGEGEVALNMTEHMMRALGATDEQIERERDRVRGELAVAGRPIGPVLTHT; encoded by the coding sequence ATGCACGAGTTCAACCTGATCACGACGGTAACCGGCGGCTTTCTGGCCGCCCTGGTCTTCGGCTACCTGGCGCACCGCATCGGCCTGTCCTCGATCGTCGGCTTCCTCCTGGCCGGCATCGCGGTCGGCCCGCGCACCCCCGGCTTCGTTGCCGACCGGCACATGGCCGAGCAGTTCGCCGAGATCGGCGTCATCCTGCTGATGTTCGGCGTCGGGCTGCAGTTCCACTTCAAGGAACTGCTCGAGGTGCGGCGCGCCGCCATACCGGGGGCCTTGGGACAGAGTGCTGTGGCCACCATGCTGAGCGCCCTGGTGGCGCTTGGGCTTGGCTGGAGCTGGCCGGCGGCGATCGTCTTCGGCTTCGCGGTCTCCGTCGCAAGTACCGTGGTCCTTCTGCGCGTGCTGGTGGACAACAACGAGCTGCACACCCAGGCAGGCCATATCGCGGTCGGCTGGCTCGTGGTGGAGGACATCCTGACCGTATTCCTGCTGGTCATCCTCCCGGTGCTGTTCGGTTCACAGGGAAGCGCCGAGACGGGCCTCGCCTCGGCGGTCGCCTTCGCCCTGGTGAAGATCGCGCTGCTTGTCGCGGTCACCTTCCTGGTGGGGGGGAAACTGATCCCGCGCATCCTCGAGCACGTGGCCGCGACGCATTCACGGGAGCTCTTCACCCTCGCCGTCCTGGTGCTGGCCCTCGGTATCGCCGTCGCCTCCGCCAGCTTCTTCGGGGTCTCCATGGCGCTCGGCGCCTTTTTGGCCGGGATGGTGGTGAAGCAGTCGGATTTCAGCTTTCGGGCAGCCTCCGAGGCGCTCCCGATGAGGGACGCGTTCGCGGTGCTCTTCTTCGTCTCGGTCGGGATGCTCTTCGATCCCGCCCACCTGGTGCAGCACCCGGGCCTCGTCCTAGCCACCCTCGGGATCATCATGCTCGGCAAGCCGCTTGCCGCCCTGGTGATCGTGCTCGCCCTGCGCTACCCCCCGCGGGTCGCCCTGGCCGTTGCCGTGGCGCTCGCGCAGATCGGGGAGTTTTCCTTCATCCTCGCATCGGTGGGAAGGGATCTTAAAGTGCTAGGGGAGAGCGGCGCCAGCACCATAGTGGCCGCCGCGATCATATCGATCAGCCTGAACCCGCTTTTGTACCGCATGATCCCTGGGTTCGAGCGGCGGGCGAAGACGACACGGTTCTGGCGTTATCTGGAGGAGCGTGCGCGACCAGGGCGAGACGGGGTCGAGGCGGCCGACGAAGCGCACGGCGCCGGTCGCGCCGTAGTAGTGGGCTACGGCCCGACCGGCAAGACCCTCGCCCGGCTGCTCGCGGAAAACGGCATCGCCCCCTTCGTGGTGGAGATGAACCTGCAGACCGTTCGCGAGCTGCAAAAGGCGGGAACCGCCGCCCTCTACGGCGACGTGACGCTCAGGGACACCCTTGAGGCCGCCGGGGTGGCCTCCGCCGTGGCGCTCGTTTTGACCTCGGCAGGGATGCAGGGGGAGGAGGACGTGATAAAGCTGGCAAGGGAGCTGAATCCGGAGGTGCGCATCCTCGCGCGCGCCACCTACTTGAGGGATGTCCCCGGACTCTACCGCGCCGGAGCCGACGCGGTGTTCTCGGGCGAAGGAGAGGTCGCGCTCAACATGACCGAGCACATGATGCGTGCCCTCGGTGCAACGGACGAACAGATCGAACGGGAGCGGGACCGGGTCAGGGGCGAGCTGGCCGTAGCCGGCCGCCCCATCGGTCCTGTGCTCACTCACACGTAG
- a CDS encoding bacteriohemerythrin, with translation MLTQWRDDMATGSEAIDRQHKELLRRVDDLLKGAKNRKGGEEIGRLMWFLKKYVRWHFRDEEKLQLESGFPGYQGHKHQHEIFFREVLRLESLHTEQGDNTLMIVAVITAMCEWLRSHFNKLDKEFIDYLKATGQDQGSGGSNGNDDGNGDGELR, from the coding sequence ATGTTGACGCAGTGGCGTGACGACATGGCAACAGGGAGCGAGGCGATAGACAGGCAGCACAAGGAGCTGCTGCGCCGTGTCGATGATCTGCTGAAGGGGGCGAAGAACAGGAAGGGGGGCGAGGAGATCGGCAGGCTCATGTGGTTCCTGAAGAAATACGTGAGGTGGCATTTCCGCGATGAGGAGAAGCTGCAGCTCGAATCCGGCTTTCCCGGATACCAGGGACACAAGCACCAGCACGAGATCTTCTTCCGGGAGGTGCTCCGCCTTGAGAGCCTGCATACCGAGCAGGGGGACAACACCCTCATGATCGTTGCGGTGATCACCGCCATGTGCGAGTGGCTTCGTTCGCACTTCAACAAGCTGGACAAGGAGTTCATCGATTACCTGAAGGCGACCGGCCAGGACCAGGGGAGCGGGGGGAGCAACGGCAACGACGACGGTAACGGCGACGGCGAGCTGCGCTGA
- a CDS encoding SDR family oxidoreductase has translation MKKTALITGASSGFGAACARTLAEKGWQLVLTARRAERLAALQRELSVQTPVHTLALDVRDAEAVAASFASLPPEFAEVDLLVNNAGLALGLEPAHAASLEDWDTMVDTNVKGVMYCTRAILPGMVARNRGHVVNIGSVAGSWPYPGGNVYGATKAFVQQFSRNLRADLLGTAIRVTNIEPGMAETEFSKVRFKGDDEKAGRVYTGTEALQAEDIADIVAWVASVPARVNVNSVEVMSVHQAWGPLAVDRS, from the coding sequence ATGAAGAAGACCGCACTGATAACCGGGGCATCCTCGGGCTTTGGCGCCGCCTGCGCGCGCACGCTGGCGGAAAAGGGATGGCAACTGGTGCTGACGGCCCGCAGGGCCGAGAGGCTCGCCGCTCTGCAGCGTGAGCTCTCGGTGCAGACGCCCGTGCACACGCTGGCCCTGGACGTAAGGGACGCGGAGGCGGTGGCCGCTTCCTTCGCTTCGCTGCCGCCTGAGTTCGCCGAGGTGGACCTCCTGGTGAACAACGCGGGGCTCGCCCTAGGCCTTGAGCCCGCCCACGCGGCGTCGCTTGAAGACTGGGACACCATGGTGGACACCAACGTGAAGGGGGTGATGTACTGCACCCGCGCCATCCTCCCGGGGATGGTGGCGAGAAACCGCGGGCACGTCGTCAACATAGGTTCGGTGGCCGGCAGCTGGCCCTACCCCGGCGGCAACGTGTACGGCGCGACCAAGGCGTTCGTGCAGCAGTTCTCCCGCAACCTGCGCGCGGACCTGCTCGGCACCGCAATTCGGGTCACCAACATCGAGCCCGGCATGGCGGAGACCGAGTTTTCGAAGGTGCGCTTCAAGGGGGATGACGAGAAGGCGGGACGCGTCTACACCGGCACCGAGGCGCTGCAGGCAGAGGACATCGCGGACATCGTCGCCTGGGTCGCCTCAGTCCCGGCACGGGTTAACGTGAACAGCGTCGAGGTGATGTCGGTGCACCAGGCCTGGGGGCCACTGGCGGTGGACCGCTCCTGA
- a CDS encoding twin-arginine translocase TatA/TatE family subunit gives MFGFGMPEMIIVLVIALVVVGPAKLPQLGQALGSSIKNFKKASSGEDVVQLNEEKKA, from the coding sequence ATGTTTGGATTCGGTATGCCGGAAATGATCATCGTACTCGTGATAGCACTCGTGGTAGTCGGCCCCGCCAAGCTCCCGCAGCTGGGGCAGGCCCTCGGGAGCAGCATCAAGAACTTCAAGAAGGCATCGTCCGGCGAAGACGTGGTGCAGCTGAACGAGGAGAAGAAGGCTTAA
- a CDS encoding AtaL-like protein, producing MRKISFSCEVHAALDTVWTLLVDKVEQPHSYLPGVTHARVLQQYGNGLLREIKAEGVVIKEKVVLDKPRGEVQYFLIDHPLFSGRVINRVVPSSVQSPVAPMVLTIEVDWVPKDDEAERMIRRDLPEQIQREVMSLKERAETLEKQEAMPLATPYAFGATVMLPFAEALPRVHQELQKEGFGVLFEIDVRQKFKEKLDKEFRNYHILGACNPGLAYQAFGVELDIGTLLPCNVAVYSASETRTVVMMMDPVAGLALVGNPQLTELSHTVQDSLKRVLSALQQV from the coding sequence ATGCGCAAGATATCTTTTAGCTGCGAGGTTCACGCTGCGCTGGACACGGTATGGACGCTTCTCGTCGACAAGGTGGAGCAGCCGCACTCCTACCTGCCGGGGGTGACCCATGCGCGCGTCCTGCAGCAGTACGGCAACGGGCTTTTACGCGAGATCAAGGCGGAAGGGGTGGTGATCAAGGAAAAGGTGGTGCTCGACAAGCCGCGCGGTGAGGTGCAGTACTTCCTCATCGATCACCCCCTTTTCAGCGGCCGCGTCATCAACCGGGTCGTTCCGTCGTCGGTGCAAAGTCCGGTGGCCCCCATGGTCCTGACCATCGAAGTGGACTGGGTTCCCAAGGACGACGAGGCGGAGCGGATGATCCGCAGGGATCTGCCGGAACAGATACAAAGAGAGGTGATGAGCTTGAAAGAGAGAGCCGAAACACTGGAAAAGCAGGAAGCGATGCCCCTTGCCACCCCGTATGCCTTCGGGGCCACCGTGATGCTACCCTTCGCTGAAGCGCTGCCGAGGGTCCATCAGGAGCTGCAGAAGGAGGGCTTCGGGGTGCTCTTCGAGATCGACGTGCGGCAAAAGTTCAAGGAGAAGCTGGACAAGGAATTCCGCAACTACCACATCCTGGGCGCGTGCAACCCGGGCCTCGCCTACCAGGCCTTCGGGGTGGAGCTCGACATCGGCACCCTGCTTCCCTGCAACGTCGCGGTCTACTCGGCAAGCGAGACCCGCACCGTCGTGATGATGATGGACCCGGTGGCGGGGCTCGCCCTGGTCGGCAATCCCCAGCTGACCGAGCTCTCGCACACGGTGCAGGATAGCCTGAAGCGGGTTCTCTCCGCCCTGCAGCAGGTATAA
- a CDS encoding aconitate hydratase has product MGDSLSIKILKEHLVEGELVPGKEIAIRIDQTLLQDATGTMAMLEFLATGIPRVKVGLAAQYVDHNLLQTDNKNADDHAFLASVAARFGVHLSKPGNGVSHQVHLERFGVPGTTLLGADSHTPTAAGMGQLAIGAGGLDVALAMAGYPFHLTCPKIFGVKLINRLQPWVSGKDVILEMLRRHSVKGGVGKIIEYYGPGVATLSATDRATIGNMGAELGATSTVFQSDENTRLFLEAQGRGELWRELMPDPDATYDEHDEIDLAQVVPLIACPSSPDNVVPVSEIEGLKVDQVIVGSSVNSSFRDLMTVCRILDGRRIAQGLSFHINPGSRQVLENVVAQGGFMMLLLAGGQVHQPGCLGCIGMGQAPGTNQVSLRTFPRNFPGRSGTKEDRVYLCSPETAAAAGVFGVVTDPRKLEELLPWPDVKNPERYLVDDSGIETPPEDGSGVEIVTGPNIVPFPEFEALPDSLEVEVIIKVGENISTDTIMPAGNKVLPFRSNIPAISKFVFEQADPEFSLRATEKGAGAVVGGENYGQGSSREHAALAPRYLGIRVKLAKSFARIHRSNLINFGILPLVFRDPADYDRIAQGDRISIPKVRELVQGGASEIPVFVNGQEVVTLLQVSERERRELLAGGLLNAVKEESHGGKA; this is encoded by the coding sequence ATGGGCGACAGTCTGTCCATAAAGATACTGAAGGAACACCTCGTGGAAGGTGAACTGGTGCCGGGGAAGGAGATCGCGATCAGGATCGACCAGACCCTTTTGCAGGACGCCACCGGCACCATGGCGATGCTCGAGTTCTTGGCCACCGGGATACCCCGGGTGAAGGTGGGGCTCGCCGCGCAGTACGTCGACCACAACCTGCTGCAGACTGACAACAAGAACGCCGACGACCACGCCTTTCTGGCCAGCGTCGCGGCAAGGTTCGGCGTCCACCTCTCGAAGCCGGGCAACGGCGTTTCGCACCAGGTGCACCTTGAGCGCTTCGGGGTTCCCGGAACCACGCTTCTCGGCGCCGACTCCCACACGCCGACCGCGGCAGGGATGGGACAGCTCGCCATCGGCGCGGGAGGGCTCGACGTGGCCCTCGCCATGGCAGGGTACCCGTTCCATCTCACCTGCCCGAAGATCTTCGGGGTGAAGCTCATCAACCGCCTGCAGCCGTGGGTGTCGGGTAAGGACGTCATCCTCGAGATGCTCAGGCGCCACAGCGTGAAGGGAGGGGTAGGGAAGATCATCGAGTACTACGGTCCGGGTGTGGCGACCCTTTCGGCTACCGACCGGGCGACCATCGGGAACATGGGGGCGGAGCTTGGCGCCACCAGCACCGTCTTCCAAAGCGACGAGAACACCCGTCTGTTTCTCGAGGCGCAGGGGCGCGGCGAGCTCTGGCGCGAGCTTATGCCCGACCCGGACGCGACCTATGACGAGCACGACGAGATCGACCTAGCCCAGGTGGTCCCGCTGATCGCCTGCCCCTCGTCGCCCGACAACGTCGTCCCGGTCTCCGAGATCGAGGGGCTCAAGGTGGACCAGGTCATCGTCGGGAGCTCGGTCAACTCCTCTTTCCGCGACCTCATGACGGTCTGCCGCATCCTCGATGGGCGCAGGATCGCCCAGGGGCTCTCCTTCCACATCAACCCGGGAAGCCGCCAGGTGCTTGAGAACGTGGTTGCCCAGGGGGGCTTCATGATGCTCCTCCTGGCCGGAGGACAGGTGCACCAGCCCGGCTGCTTAGGCTGCATCGGCATGGGGCAGGCACCGGGAACGAACCAGGTGTCGCTCAGGACCTTCCCGCGCAACTTCCCCGGGCGAAGCGGCACCAAGGAGGACCGCGTCTACCTCTGCTCGCCCGAGACCGCGGCCGCCGCCGGCGTATTCGGCGTGGTCACCGACCCGCGCAAGCTCGAGGAACTCCTCCCCTGGCCCGACGTGAAGAACCCGGAGCGCTACCTGGTCGACGATTCCGGCATCGAGACCCCGCCCGAGGACGGCAGCGGCGTCGAGATCGTGACCGGCCCCAACATCGTCCCGTTCCCCGAGTTCGAGGCGCTGCCGGACAGCCTCGAGGTCGAGGTAATCATCAAGGTGGGCGAAAACATCTCCACCGACACCATCATGCCGGCGGGAAACAAGGTGCTCCCGTTTAGAAGCAACATCCCGGCGATCAGCAAGTTCGTCTTCGAGCAGGCCGACCCCGAGTTCTCCCTGCGGGCGACGGAAAAAGGGGCCGGCGCCGTGGTCGGCGGGGAGAACTACGGGCAGGGGTCTTCGCGTGAACACGCGGCGCTTGCCCCGCGCTACCTCGGCATCCGGGTGAAGCTGGCGAAGAGCTTCGCAAGGATACACCGCTCCAACCTGATCAACTTCGGCATCCTCCCCCTCGTCTTCCGCGACCCGGCGGACTACGACCGGATCGCCCAGGGTGACCGCATTTCCATTCCCAAGGTTCGGGAACTGGTGCAGGGGGGGGCGAGCGAGATCCCGGTCTTCGTGAACGGGCAAGAAGTGGTGACCCTGCTGCAGGTCTCGGAGCGCGAGCGCCGTGAACTGCTGGCCGGGGGGCTGCTGAACGCGGTGAAGGAGGAGAGTCATGGCGGAAAAGCTTAG
- the secF gene encoding protein translocase subunit SecF, whose product MELIKNTSIDFIGKRKISFAISSLIAIIGLIGSLQIARNKANMGIDFSGGTSVQVSFARPVPLDRVQHILSEKLNKEVHLQEITGSNRLLIKVGRSATASLNVADTVTARLQQEFPDNALTVESSNEVGPSIGDKLKKDTLKAVVFSMVGIVLYIAWRFDFNFGIGAIAATLHDVLFMIALFYLLGKEINLLFVTAVLTIAGYSLTDTVVIFDRIRESLGKFVPEEKDVLFNRSINEVLPRTVITSLTTFLAAVSLYLFGGAAINDFALALVSGVVVATYSSIFIASPIVLELEKRQDARRLKRDVAVPRYEP is encoded by the coding sequence ATGGAACTGATCAAAAACACCAGCATAGACTTCATCGGAAAACGGAAAATAAGCTTCGCCATCTCGTCGTTAATCGCCATTATCGGTCTTATCGGCTCGCTGCAGATCGCAAGGAACAAGGCCAACATGGGGATCGACTTCTCCGGCGGGACGTCGGTGCAGGTGAGTTTTGCACGGCCGGTCCCTCTCGATCGGGTGCAGCACATCCTCTCGGAGAAGCTCAATAAGGAAGTGCACCTGCAGGAGATAACCGGTTCGAACCGGCTGTTGATCAAGGTCGGCAGGTCGGCAACCGCCTCGCTGAACGTGGCAGACACGGTTACCGCACGACTGCAGCAGGAATTCCCCGACAACGCACTGACAGTGGAAAGCTCCAACGAGGTGGGACCGTCCATCGGCGACAAGCTCAAAAAGGATACCCTGAAGGCAGTGGTGTTCTCCATGGTCGGCATAGTGCTCTACATAGCGTGGCGCTTCGATTTCAATTTCGGCATAGGTGCGATAGCTGCCACCTTGCACGACGTCCTCTTCATGATCGCCCTCTTCTACCTGCTCGGCAAAGAGATAAACCTGCTCTTCGTTACTGCCGTTTTGACCATTGCAGGATATTCTTTGACCGATACGGTGGTCATCTTCGACCGGATCAGGGAGAGCCTCGGCAAGTTCGTACCCGAAGAGAAGGATGTCCTCTTCAACAGAAGCATCAACGAGGTACTGCCGAGGACGGTGATCACCTCGCTCACGACGTTTCTGGCCGCCGTCTCGCTCTACCTCTTCGGCGGCGCCGCGATAAACGACTTCGCGCTGGCCCTGGTATCTGGGGTGGTCGTGGCGACCTATTCCTCCATCTTCATCGCGAGCCCCATCGTTCTGGAACTGGAGAAGAGGCAGGACGCAAGACGCTTAAAGCGGGATGTAGCAGTACCCAGGTACGAGCCGTAA
- a CDS encoding DUF488 domain-containing protein, translated as MIALKRVYEEPDPGDGLRILVDRLWPRGVKKEAAHLDRWEKDLAPSDDLRRWFAHDPEKWPEFRRRFREELADKGTLLHELARQAGKGRVTLLYAAKDEEHNNAVVLKELLEEQGHGG; from the coding sequence ATGATCGCGCTGAAAAGGGTGTACGAAGAACCTGATCCGGGTGACGGCCTGCGCATCCTGGTGGACCGGCTCTGGCCGCGTGGGGTCAAAAAGGAAGCGGCGCACCTGGACCGCTGGGAAAAGGACCTCGCCCCGAGCGACGACTTGAGGCGCTGGTTCGCCCACGACCCGGAGAAGTGGCCAGAATTCAGGCGCCGCTTCAGAGAGGAGCTCGCCGACAAGGGGACCCTGCTGCACGAGCTCGCCCGGCAGGCCGGCAAGGGGAGGGTGACCCTGCTCTACGCCGCGAAGGACGAGGAGCACAACAACGCCGTGGTGCTGAAGGAGCTTTTGGAGGAACAGGGGCACGGTGGATAG